The following are encoded together in the Bombus affinis isolate iyBomAffi1 chromosome 6, iyBomAffi1.2, whole genome shotgun sequence genome:
- the LOC126917282 gene encoding caveolin-3-like isoform X2 encodes MKWLMLRFSSFRFMELGYERKVWERVPKIPLYFIRSKGMEKAESSNEDDSNTELEDRDPNSLNKHLQVMWDDVIGEPEGIRSPECAWRLSGHCFRLSRSCCYVFLSVLVSPLLALCFGFTFACLAFQHIWCLAPCLRVWKISCAATRNFLSAVTHAIVKPVMESLGYLFHNIRVYNQKLPDGSAQKDDILVV; translated from the exons A TGAAGTGGTTGATGCTGAGGTTTTCGAGCTTCAGATTTATGGAATTAGGATATGAAAGAAAAGTTTGGGAACGTGTTCCGAAGATTCCTTTGTACTTTATCCGAAGTAAGg GGATGGAGAAGGCAGAGTCCTCCAACGAGGACGATAGCAATACCGAGCTGGAGGACCGGGACCCCAACAGCTTGAACAAACACCTTCAG GTGATGTGGGATGATGTGATCGGGGAACCGGAAGGAATACGCAGTCCGGAGTGCGCGTGGCGTTTAAGCGGTCACTGCTTCCGGTTGTCCAGAAGCTGCTGTTACGTGTTTCTCTCGGTCCTCGTATCACCTTTACTCGCTCTTTGCTTCGGTTTTACGTTTGCCTGCCTCGCGTTTCAG CATATATGGTGTCTGGCGCCATGCCTCCGCGTTTGGAAGATCAGCTGCGCGGCGACGAGGAATTTTCTCAGTGCCGTGACACACGCCATCGTGAAACCAGTTATGGAATCCCTAGGCTATCTGTTTCACAATATTCGGGTGTATAATCAGAAGTTACCGGATGGTTCAGCACAAAAAGACGACATTCTCGTTGTATAA
- the LOC126917282 gene encoding caveolin-3-like isoform X3 has product MLAGFRRVFKCSLPTCHNFHFPGMEKAESSNEDDSNTELEDRDPNSLNKHLQVMWDDVIGEPEGIRSPECAWRLSGHCFRLSRSCCYVFLSVLVSPLLALCFGFTFACLAFQHIWCLAPCLRVWKISCAATRNFLSAVTHAIVKPVMESLGYLFHNIRVYNQKLPDGSAQKDDILVV; this is encoded by the exons ATGCTAGCGGGTTTCAGGCGCGTGTTCAAGTGTTCCCTGCCAACGTGTCATAATTTCCACTTTCCAGGGATGGAGAAGGCAGAGTCCTCCAACGAGGACGATAGCAATACCGAGCTGGAGGACCGGGACCCCAACAGCTTGAACAAACACCTTCAG GTGATGTGGGATGATGTGATCGGGGAACCGGAAGGAATACGCAGTCCGGAGTGCGCGTGGCGTTTAAGCGGTCACTGCTTCCGGTTGTCCAGAAGCTGCTGTTACGTGTTTCTCTCGGTCCTCGTATCACCTTTACTCGCTCTTTGCTTCGGTTTTACGTTTGCCTGCCTCGCGTTTCAG CATATATGGTGTCTGGCGCCATGCCTCCGCGTTTGGAAGATCAGCTGCGCGGCGACGAGGAATTTTCTCAGTGCCGTGACACACGCCATCGTGAAACCAGTTATGGAATCCCTAGGCTATCTGTTTCACAATATTCGGGTGTATAATCAGAAGTTACCGGATGGTTCAGCACAAAAAGACGACATTCTCGTTGTATAA
- the LOC126917282 gene encoding caveolin-2-like isoform X1: MKWLMLRFSSFRFMELGYERKVWERVPKIPLYFIRSKGMEKAESSNEDDSNTELEDRDPNSLNKHLQVMWDDVIGEPEGIRSPECAWRLSGHCFRLSRSCCYVFLSVLVSPLLALCFGFTFACLAFQVSRRPFSLFSDRSVLPTVLSLSTQYHHYTNIIAMLTIIFVSQPIGNVGRRFTIDFQWKNFFLSVLFCIKISWKFRSFFPSTHLYNT; encoded by the exons A TGAAGTGGTTGATGCTGAGGTTTTCGAGCTTCAGATTTATGGAATTAGGATATGAAAGAAAAGTTTGGGAACGTGTTCCGAAGATTCCTTTGTACTTTATCCGAAGTAAGg GGATGGAGAAGGCAGAGTCCTCCAACGAGGACGATAGCAATACCGAGCTGGAGGACCGGGACCCCAACAGCTTGAACAAACACCTTCAG GTGATGTGGGATGATGTGATCGGGGAACCGGAAGGAATACGCAGTCCGGAGTGCGCGTGGCGTTTAAGCGGTCACTGCTTCCGGTTGTCCAGAAGCTGCTGTTACGTGTTTCTCTCGGTCCTCGTATCACCTTTACTCGCTCTTTGCTTCGGTTTTACGTTTGCCTGCCTCGCGTTTCAGGTGAGTCGTCGAcctttttctctattttctgATCGATCAGTGCTACCCACCGTTCTTAGCCTCTCTACACAATACCACCATTATACGAACATTATCGCGATGCTTACGATTATTTTCGTTTCCCAGCCTATTGGAAATGTAGGTCGTCGCTTTACTATCGACTTCCAATGgaagaatttctttctttctgtatTATTTTGTATAAAGATTTCTTGGAagtttcgttctttttttccaAGCACGCATTTATACAATACTTGA
- the LOC126917286 gene encoding uncharacterized protein LOC126917286 — translation MSCRNSGRKKKLNSASSSNCCCKITKFADSTEVSTSFSSSSSSSSSDSECSCCGCSNCDRPKRDRSNYDYSSCSRCSCKSTAKGRKSKTKSKKQVALSCKSSSKNNSSKKKSQRRKRHSSSSWCSCSDCNCSEDSDDSDDECAVTSSSKGRNKPHRRIKA, via the exons atgag TTGCAGGAACTCGGGTCGAAAGAAGAAATTAAACAGCGCATCGAGTTCAAACTGTTGCTGTAAGATCACGAAGTTTGCGGACAGCACAGAAGTCTCGACTTCTTTCTCCTCTTCCTCATCATCATCTTCCTCAGACTCCGAATGTTCATGTTGCGGTTGTTCAAATTGTGATCGTCCAAAGCGTGATCGTTCAAATTATGATTATTCAAGTTGTAGTCGCTGCAGCTGTAAAAGTACAGCCAAAGGACGAAAAAGTaagacaaaatcaaagaaacaaGTGGCATTATCCTGCAAGTCGTCGTCGAAGAACAATTCTTCAAAGAAAAAGTCTCAACGTAGGAAAA GACATTCGTCATCATCTTGGTGCTCGTGTTCGGATTGCAATTGTTCGGAGGACTCGGACGACAGCGACGATGAATGCGCCGTTACCTCATCGAGCAAAGGAAGGAATAAACCACATCGTAGAATAAAAGCATAA